Proteins from a genomic interval of Trifolium pratense cultivar HEN17-A07 linkage group LG6, ARS_RC_1.1, whole genome shotgun sequence:
- the LOC123888982 gene encoding F-box/FBD/LRR-repeat protein At1g13570-like has translation MDDCISELPDEILSCILTMLSIKDLLKTSVLSRRWFKLWGLRRDLYFDIHNVLGTEKELLQTGHLIDVTDVYSRTLKCVNLDLSPKEFIKRVDQFLNNFPGTTIDSFFVNFYFDCEQSNTIDQWISFAIAKGVERMDLLFLGKPYAKRTTQYKLYKFDFGLFSKTNASTLKHLCLENFLVCYPTNCDLTPFKHLRSLSLLNGKVDEIFIENLLSNCQLLEELSLVHCEFKSSVPKIISSSLCHLNVSNCYKVPPNNCFTSLKLMLVDCLKLTSLVCPGNDLSNLNINSHALKRINFCIDEYFDASALCETFPELEIMHLGIVSMGTPFLKIAQPLKHLTQLDCIYVSDITIEECGLMLILNILRASPHLQKLSIMIAYPYLFKNHKDIGDVEVFSHDEVKIIELGGCVGNWYEIEFVMNILKYAHNLEQIVLSPYWRDDDSLDWKSNPTWFQSGREKISEKLQGEEIIGREKLVLL, from the exons ATGGATGATTGCATTAGTGAATTGCCTGACGAAATTCTGTCTTGTATCCTCACAATGTTATCCATCAAAGATTTGTTGAAAACAAGTGTACTTTCTAGAAGGTGGTTCAAGCTTTGGGGTCTAAGGAGAGATCTATATTTTGATATACACAATGTGCTTGGAACCGAGAAGGAACTACTACAAACAGGGCATCTCATTGATGTCACCGATGTATATTCTAGAACTTTAAAATGTGTCAATTTGGATTTGAGTCCAAAAGAATTTATAAAACGAGTAGATCAATTTCTCAACAATTTTCCTGGCACAACGATTGATTCTTTCTTCGTAAACTTCTATTTTGATTGTGAACAAAGCAACACTATTGATCAATGGATAAGTTTTGCAATTGCGAAGGGAGTAGAGAGAATGGATCTACTCTTTCTAGGGAAGCCTTATGCGAAGCGCACAACTCAATACAAACTTTATAAATTTGACTTTGGCTTATTTTCAAAGACTAATGCTTCAACTCTAAAGCATTTGTGTCTTGAGAATTTTCTTGTTTGCTATCCCACCAATTGTGACTTAACTCCGTTCAAACATTTAAGATCTCTTTCACTTTTAAATGGAAAAGTGGATGAAATATTCATAGAAAATTTGTTATCGAATTGTCAACTCCTTGAAGAGCTTTCATTAGTTCATTGTGAGTTCAAATCATCAGTACCAAAGATAATAAGTTCATCCTTATGTCATCTCAATGTTTCAAACTGTTATAAGGTACCCCCCAACAATTGCTTCACATCACTAAAGTTAATGTTAGTCGACTGCCTTAAACTCACTTCATTAGTTTGTCCTGGAAATGATCTGTCTAACTTAAACATTAATAGTCATGCGCTGAAGAGAATCAACTTCTGTATTGACGAATATTTTGATGCATCTGCTCTCTGCGAAACTTTTCCTGAACTTGAGATTATGCATTTGGGAATAGTTTCTATG GGCACACCTTTCCTAAAAATAGCTCAACCACTCAAACATCTTACACAATTGGATTGCATTTACGTTTCTGACATCACAATTGAAGAATGTGGTCTTATGTTGATTTTGAACATCCTTCGAGCTTCTCCTCATTTGCAGAAACTTTCAATCATG ATTGCATATCCATATCTCTTTAAAAATCATAAAGATATTGGGGATGTTGAAGTATTCTCTCACGATGAGGTAAAAATTATTGAACTTGGAGGTTGTGTTGGCAATTGGTATGAAATTGAGTTTGTTATGAATATTCTAAAATATGCTCACAATCTTGAGCAAATAGTTTTGAGTCCCTATTGGAGAGATGATGACTCGTTGGATTGGAAATCTAACCCTACGTGGTTTCAAAGTGGGCGTGAAAAAATTAGTGAAAAACTTCAAGGTGAAGAAATAATAGGACGAGAAAAACTTGTGCTCTTATAA